A genomic segment from Eriocheir sinensis breed Jianghai 21 unplaced genomic scaffold, ASM2467909v1 Scaffold1349, whole genome shotgun sequence encodes:
- the LOC126989861 gene encoding uncharacterized protein LOC126989861 isoform X2, with the protein MTHLPPPLCSAPPQGRTFRGLIQDYLASSVWLRETLLPAYETEAGRAAYDETLPVLKENFPQYLRELQGTADGAQVPFLHLVLLHMDRIMTMAGQVEQQPCSSDLNGCSDLSINREDQVLLGHTEDTFEEMMNYLYLVSATISEEAPEGRLGTRTESFTALCYSGHLPGVCLGYNRHGLVSAINDIVPLKVFPARTPPHFLCRALLSATSVEAAHDILRDRGTGGADGFGVNMIFMRPDGGHVFQNVEVGTAGAGDENPLSIVTLSVGEHYFHANRYLHLTGIPEKSGPPEASSEHREVRASQFPAPKNLADLLEVLSDTKDPVFPIFKEKPQLTPSSTLALGVFDLVKKTLAVWMKNPRKAGPVMEIPLHFN; encoded by the exons ATGACCCACCTCCCGCCACCCTTGTGCTCGGCTCCTCCACAGGGACGCACCTTCCGGGGCCTCATCCAGGATTATCTGGCGTCGTCCGTGTGGCTCCGGGAAACACTTCTTCCAGCTTATGAGACAGAGGCTGGGCGGGCCGCCTATGACGAAACCCTTCCAGTCTTGAAGGAGAACTTTCCACAGTACCTCAGGGAGCTGCAGGGCACGGCAGATGGGGCTCAAGTTCCCTTCCTCCAC CTGGTCCTGCTGCACATGGACAGGATCATGACCATGGCGGGCCAGGTGGAGCAGCAGCCGTGCAGCAGTGACCTCAACGGCTGTTCCGACCTCAGCATCAACAGGGAAGACCAG GTGTTGCTGGGCCACACAGAAGACACATTCGAAGAGATGATGAACTACCTGTACCTCGTGTCCGCCACCATCAGCGAGGAGGCGCCGGAGGGGAGGTTGGGCACGCGGACAGAGAGCTTCACGGCACTCTGCTACTCCGGACACCTGCCGGGAGTCTGCCTCGGCTACAACCGCCACGGCCTGGTCTCCGCCATCAATGATATCGTCCCTCTGAAGGTCTTCCCCGCCAGGACCC CGCCTCATTTCCTTTGCCGGGCGCTGCTGAGCGCCACGTCCGTGGAGGCGGCGCACGACATCCTGAGGGACCGCGGGACTGGAGGAGCCGACGGCTTTGGCGTCAACATGATCTTCATGAGGCCGGATGGTGGTCACGTCTTCCAGAACGTGGAGGTGGGGACGGCCGGGGCTGGGGATGAGAACCCGCTGTCCATTGTGACGCTGAGTGTCGGCGAACACTACTTCCACGCCAACAG GTACCTTCACCTGACAGGCATCCCGGAGAAGAGTGGTCCTCCCGAGGCCAGCAGCGAGCACCGAGAGGTCCGCGCAAGCCAGTTCCCGGCCCCCAAAAACCTGGCGGATCTGCTGGAGGTGCTATCAGACACCAAAGACCCTGTGTTCCCCATCTTCAAGGAGAAACCCCAACTGACCCCCAGCTCGACCCTGGCCCTTG GTGTGTTTGATTTGGTCAAGAAGACGTTGGCTGTATGGATGAAGAACCCTCGGAAGGCTGGGCCCGTCATGGAGATTCCCCTACACTTCAACTGA
- the LOC126989861 gene encoding uncharacterized protein LOC126989861 isoform X1, giving the protein MLSQGNISSAGNCERRNAIPVIYTSGTYYEVGFDVGRTFRGLIQDYLASSVWLRETLLPAYETEAGRAAYDETLPVLKENFPQYLRELQGTADGAQVPFLHLVLLHMDRIMTMAGQVEQQPCSSDLNGCSDLSINREDQVLLGHTEDTFEEMMNYLYLVSATISEEAPEGRLGTRTESFTALCYSGHLPGVCLGYNRHGLVSAINDIVPLKVFPARTPPHFLCRALLSATSVEAAHDILRDRGTGGADGFGVNMIFMRPDGGHVFQNVEVGTAGAGDENPLSIVTLSVGEHYFHANRYLHLTGIPEKSGPPEASSEHREVRASQFPAPKNLADLLEVLSDTKDPVFPIFKEKPQLTPSSTLALGVFDLVKKTLAVWMKNPRKAGPVMEIPLHFN; this is encoded by the exons ATGTTAAG CCAAGGCAACATAAGTTCTGCAGGGAATTGTGAGCGGCGCAACGCCATCCCTGTCATCTACACCAGCGGAACATACTACGAAGTGGGCTTTGATGTG GGACGCACCTTCCGGGGCCTCATCCAGGATTATCTGGCGTCGTCCGTGTGGCTCCGGGAAACACTTCTTCCAGCTTATGAGACAGAGGCTGGGCGGGCCGCCTATGACGAAACCCTTCCAGTCTTGAAGGAGAACTTTCCACAGTACCTCAGGGAGCTGCAGGGCACGGCAGATGGGGCTCAAGTTCCCTTCCTCCAC CTGGTCCTGCTGCACATGGACAGGATCATGACCATGGCGGGCCAGGTGGAGCAGCAGCCGTGCAGCAGTGACCTCAACGGCTGTTCCGACCTCAGCATCAACAGGGAAGACCAG GTGTTGCTGGGCCACACAGAAGACACATTCGAAGAGATGATGAACTACCTGTACCTCGTGTCCGCCACCATCAGCGAGGAGGCGCCGGAGGGGAGGTTGGGCACGCGGACAGAGAGCTTCACGGCACTCTGCTACTCCGGACACCTGCCGGGAGTCTGCCTCGGCTACAACCGCCACGGCCTGGTCTCCGCCATCAATGATATCGTCCCTCTGAAGGTCTTCCCCGCCAGGACCC CGCCTCATTTCCTTTGCCGGGCGCTGCTGAGCGCCACGTCCGTGGAGGCGGCGCACGACATCCTGAGGGACCGCGGGACTGGAGGAGCCGACGGCTTTGGCGTCAACATGATCTTCATGAGGCCGGATGGTGGTCACGTCTTCCAGAACGTGGAGGTGGGGACGGCCGGGGCTGGGGATGAGAACCCGCTGTCCATTGTGACGCTGAGTGTCGGCGAACACTACTTCCACGCCAACAG GTACCTTCACCTGACAGGCATCCCGGAGAAGAGTGGTCCTCCCGAGGCCAGCAGCGAGCACCGAGAGGTCCGCGCAAGCCAGTTCCCGGCCCCCAAAAACCTGGCGGATCTGCTGGAGGTGCTATCAGACACCAAAGACCCTGTGTTCCCCATCTTCAAGGAGAAACCCCAACTGACCCCCAGCTCGACCCTGGCCCTTG GTGTGTTTGATTTGGTCAAGAAGACGTTGGCTGTATGGATGAAGAACCCTCGGAAGGCTGGGCCCGTCATGGAGATTCCCCTACACTTCAACTGA